Proteins encoded together in one Amblyomma americanum isolate KBUSLIRL-KWMA chromosome 1, ASM5285725v1, whole genome shotgun sequence window:
- the LOC144116334 gene encoding uncharacterized protein LOC144116334, with product MQTDVSAGAASATTGKNSERKWCKFCDKAFSNTSNLRKHVKNVHGEGALQHVKDEEALTMMVRSFSCDLCPKHFVILRDLRRHHVDEHNFEEEVENLVFDSNTEFCTWKDGEESRTCCHFIASTGRKESASSVFKRYLHCHRSGTHKELPIEQRQRQKRGQGSCRIGKHCSATLEVTEKDSKVYVVFQKKHYGHFNEVCHQRLSQDEARVLAGRLAEGVPAKTVVHNIRAGTSGSSPRMQLVTTKDLRNIADKFRIGKEEQRDPDDFKSVDIWVEEMRAENESPLLYYMKKGDPNSHNGDFELALMTFPQRELLSKLGTEKLCIDSTHGTNKYKFQLTTLLTISEDGSGIPCAYVISKRVNMGTMVRFFEAIKEKTNSTVSGIYV from the exons ATGCAGACGGACGTGAGCGCTGGTGCTGCTTCAGCGACCACCGGCAAAAATTCCGAACGGAAGTGGTGCAAGTTTTGCGACAAGGCGTTCTCCAACACTAGTAATTTAAGAAAACACGTAAAGAACGTTCACGGGGAAGGAGCTTTGCAGCATGTAAAAGACGAGGAAGCGCTGACGATGATGGTACGGTCGTTCTCGTGCGACTTGTGTCCGAAGCATTTTGTCATTCTTCGTGACCTGCGGCGGCACCATGTGGACGAACACAACTTCGAGGAAGAAGTGGAGAATCTAGTCTTCGACTCTAATACAG AATTTTGCACCTGGAAAGATGGAGAAGAAAGCAGAACTTGCTGTCATTTCATAGCTTcaacaggaaggaaagaaagcgcaTCAAGTGTTTTCAAACGCTACCTGCATTGCCACCGTTCCGGCACGCACAAAGAGCTTCCTATAGAACAGCGCCAAAGGCAGAAAAGGGGGCAAGGAAGCTGCAGAATTGGCAAACATTGCTCTGCAACTCTAGAGGTTACGGAGAAAGACAGCAAAGTATATGTAGTGTTTCAAAAGAAACACTACGGACACTTCAATGAAGTCTGCCACCAGAGGCTGTCCCAGGATGAGGCCAGAGTGCTTGCAG GTCGGTTAGCAGAAGGAGTGCCCGCAAAAACCGTTGTGCACAACATCCGAGCAGGCACAAGTGGATCAAGCCCACGGATGCAACTTGTGACCACTAAGGACCTCCGCAACATTGCAGATAAGTTTAGGATTGGCAAAGAAGAGCAGAGAGATCCAGACGATTTTAAAAGTGTTGACATATGGGTCGAAGAAATGAGGGCGGAAAACGAGTCACCACTGTTGTATTACATGAAGAAGGGTGACCCCAACAGTCATAATGGTGACTTTGAGCTAGCGTTAATGACATTCCCACAACGAGAGTTACTTTCTAAATTGGGGACAGAGAAACTGTGCATTGACTCCACCCATGGCACAAATAAGTACAAATTTCAACTGACAACCCTGCTCACAATTTCTGAAGACGGATCTGGTATCCCGTGTGCCTATGTGATTTCAAAAAGGGTGAACATGGGCACCATggtgaggtttttcgaggccatcaaagaaaaaacaaacagtaCAGTGTCAGGCATTTATGTCTGA